A genomic window from Parvularcula sp. LCG005 includes:
- the alaS gene encoding alanine--tRNA ligase has protein sequence MTSVNDIRQGFLDFFKGRDHEIVPSAPLVPQNDPTLLFVNAGMVPFKNVFTGAEKRPYDRATSSQKCVRAGGKHNDLDNVGYTARHHTFFEMLGNFSFGDYFKEQAIKNAWDLLTRDFGLAPEKLLVTVYHTDDEAAELWKKIAGLGDDRIIRIPTSDNFWSMGDTGPCGPCSEIFYDHGPSIWGGPPGSPEEDGDRFIEIWNLVFMQFDQQADGEQLPLPKPSIDTGMGLERIATVLQGIHNNYDTDLFKTIINASVELTGRKAAGDDLPAHRVIADHLRASSFLIADGVTPSNEGRGYVLRRIMRRAMRYAHGLGATDPLLAKMVPTLVKEMGGAFPELVRAQSLITDTLRVEEERFAGLLDRGLKLLSSETAKLADGGTLPGEAAFKLYDTYGFPLDLTEDALRREGYKVDQAGFDDAMKHQKEMARAAWSGSGDASTDKIWFDVLSDTAPTEFIGYVHETADGQVTAIVVDGEPVTEAKAGQDIQFVTNQTPFYGESGGQSGDAGTAFTEDGARLTIKDTKKGAGKLHVHHAHIDEGTLKVGQAVTLAVDSERRARIKRNHSATHLLHAALRRHLGDHVTQKGSFVGPDNFRFDFSHNQGVSRDELNVVENEVNRVIRQNKDGVIAVMPYDDAIEAGAMALFGEKYEDEVRVLRLGDDFDDARRPYSMELCGGTHVSRAGDIGLFVVTSEGAVASGIRRIEATTGEGALDYLKGQAAVAANAASSLKVSIEKLPERIEALSEERKRLEKELLAAKKKVAMGGGSKPAAETIGNVVFTGQVIDGIPAKELRGLLADAIKANDNAVAAFIATNDGKASVSVGVGPAALDSFTAPDLVKIAVEVLGGKGGGGKPDQAHGGGPDADKADDAIAAIKAKLSE, from the coding sequence ATTACTTCGGTCAATGACATCCGCCAGGGCTTTCTCGATTTCTTCAAGGGTCGCGATCACGAGATCGTGCCATCAGCGCCGCTCGTGCCTCAGAACGATCCCACGCTTCTGTTCGTGAATGCAGGGATGGTGCCCTTCAAGAACGTGTTCACTGGCGCGGAAAAGCGGCCCTATGACCGCGCAACGTCGTCTCAGAAATGCGTCCGCGCCGGCGGTAAACACAATGACCTCGACAATGTTGGCTATACGGCGCGCCACCACACTTTCTTTGAAATGCTGGGGAATTTCTCCTTCGGCGATTATTTCAAAGAGCAGGCGATCAAGAATGCCTGGGATCTGCTGACGCGCGATTTTGGTCTGGCACCAGAAAAGCTCCTGGTGACGGTCTATCACACCGATGACGAGGCGGCTGAGCTTTGGAAGAAGATCGCTGGCCTTGGTGATGATCGCATCATCCGCATCCCGACCAGCGACAACTTCTGGTCCATGGGCGACACGGGGCCATGCGGTCCGTGTTCAGAGATTTTCTACGACCATGGTCCGTCCATTTGGGGTGGTCCTCCCGGCAGCCCTGAGGAAGATGGTGACCGGTTTATCGAAATCTGGAACCTCGTCTTCATGCAGTTTGATCAGCAGGCCGATGGGGAACAATTGCCGTTGCCCAAGCCGTCGATCGACACCGGCATGGGGCTGGAGCGTATCGCGACAGTCCTTCAGGGCATTCACAACAATTACGACACCGATCTGTTCAAGACGATCATCAATGCATCGGTCGAGCTGACCGGCCGCAAGGCGGCGGGCGATGACCTGCCGGCCCACCGGGTCATTGCCGACCATCTGCGCGCGTCGTCATTCCTGATCGCCGATGGGGTGACGCCATCCAACGAGGGGCGGGGCTATGTTCTGCGCCGGATCATGCGGCGGGCGATGCGCTACGCTCATGGCCTTGGCGCGACAGATCCGTTGCTGGCAAAAATGGTGCCGACCCTGGTCAAGGAAATGGGCGGTGCGTTCCCAGAGCTCGTCCGTGCACAGAGCCTGATCACGGATACGTTGCGCGTGGAAGAGGAACGTTTTGCAGGCCTTCTCGATCGCGGCCTGAAACTATTGAGCAGCGAAACCGCCAAGCTGGCCGATGGCGGCACATTGCCTGGCGAGGCTGCCTTCAAACTCTACGACACCTATGGTTTCCCGCTCGACCTGACCGAGGATGCGCTGCGTCGCGAAGGTTATAAAGTTGATCAGGCCGGCTTTGACGACGCCATGAAGCACCAGAAGGAAATGGCACGGGCCGCGTGGTCCGGCTCTGGCGACGCCTCGACGGACAAGATCTGGTTTGACGTCCTGTCCGATACAGCACCGACCGAATTTATCGGCTATGTCCACGAAACGGCTGACGGTCAGGTCACTGCGATAGTTGTGGACGGCGAACCGGTGACGGAAGCCAAGGCGGGCCAGGACATCCAGTTTGTCACCAACCAGACGCCGTTCTACGGCGAATCGGGCGGTCAGTCCGGTGATGCCGGTACCGCCTTCACCGAAGACGGGGCGCGCCTGACAATCAAGGACACCAAAAAAGGCGCTGGAAAGCTGCACGTGCACCATGCCCACATTGACGAGGGCACACTGAAGGTCGGACAGGCCGTGACTCTTGCGGTGGATTCGGAGCGCCGTGCCCGGATCAAACGCAATCACTCTGCCACCCACCTTCTGCATGCCGCGCTTCGCCGCCATCTTGGCGATCACGTGACCCAAAAAGGCAGTTTCGTTGGCCCCGACAACTTCCGCTTCGACTTTTCGCATAATCAGGGCGTCAGCCGTGATGAACTGAATGTCGTAGAGAATGAAGTGAACCGTGTCATTCGTCAGAACAAGGACGGTGTTATTGCCGTCATGCCATATGATGACGCGATCGAAGCGGGCGCCATGGCACTGTTTGGTGAGAAGTACGAAGACGAGGTCCGCGTGTTGCGCCTCGGCGATGATTTCGACGATGCCCGCCGGCCCTATTCGATGGAACTGTGCGGCGGGACGCACGTCTCCCGCGCGGGTGATATTGGTCTGTTTGTCGTCACCTCCGAAGGCGCGGTTGCGTCAGGCATCCGGCGTATCGAAGCCACGACAGGCGAGGGCGCTCTTGATTATCTGAAAGGTCAAGCGGCGGTCGCGGCCAATGCTGCGTCAAGCCTGAAAGTCAGCATTGAGAAACTGCCCGAGCGGATCGAGGCCCTCAGCGAGGAACGCAAGCGCCTTGAGAAAGAGCTGTTGGCGGCCAAGAAAAAGGTGGCCATGGGCGGCGGGTCAAAGCCGGCGGCTGAGACCATTGGCAATGTGGTCTTCACGGGACAGGTCATCGACGGTATTCCGGCCAAGGAGCTTCGCGGTCTGTTGGCAGACGCCATCAAGGCGAACGACAATGCCGTTGCCGCGTTTATTGCGACGAACGATGGCAAGGCCAGTGTTTCGGTCGGAGTCGGCCCTGCCGCACTCGACAGCTTCACGGCGCCGGATCTCGTGAAAATTGCCGTTGAGGTGCTGGGCGGCAAGGGCGGCGGCGGAAAGCCTGATCAGGCCCATGGCGGCGGACCGGACGCGGACAAGGCCGATGACGCGATTGCTGCGATCAAGGCAAAGCTAAGCGAATAA
- a CDS encoding ribose-phosphate pyrophosphokinase, with translation MKLLAGNANQDLAAAIAKRLDTHVANAMVHRFSDSEVRVEINENVRGEDVFVIQSTSCPANETLMELLIMIDALSRASASRITAVIPYFGYARQDRKVGPRTPITAKLVANLITTAGADRVLTIDLHAGQVQGFFDIPTDNLYAVKEMEKHIRAAHAGQMDKILVVSPDTGGVVRARSLSKRLENSDLAIVDKRRPEPGKAEVMNIIGNVAGRHCILFDDIVDSGGTLVQAATALKKEGATSVSAYVTHAVLSGDAVARIENAEDLDRLVVTDTIGNLDQRVGAKRIETVSVDRLIGEAIRRIANEESISSLFD, from the coding sequence ATGAAACTTCTCGCCGGCAACGCCAACCAGGATTTGGCAGCCGCCATTGCCAAACGCCTCGACACTCATGTGGCCAATGCGATGGTGCATCGCTTTTCGGATTCGGAAGTGCGCGTCGAGATCAACGAGAATGTGCGCGGTGAGGACGTCTTCGTCATCCAGTCGACCTCGTGCCCAGCCAATGAAACGCTGATGGAGCTGCTGATCATGATCGACGCCCTGTCCCGGGCATCGGCGAGCAGGATCACGGCGGTCATTCCCTATTTCGGCTATGCCCGACAGGATCGCAAAGTCGGCCCACGCACACCCATCACTGCCAAACTGGTCGCGAACCTCATCACGACGGCGGGCGCTGACCGCGTTCTGACGATCGACCTGCACGCCGGGCAGGTACAGGGCTTTTTCGATATCCCGACGGACAACCTTTATGCCGTCAAGGAAATGGAAAAGCACATCCGCGCGGCTCATGCCGGGCAGATGGACAAGATTCTGGTCGTCTCTCCGGATACGGGCGGCGTGGTTCGGGCGCGATCACTGTCGAAACGTCTGGAGAACTCCGACCTCGCCATCGTCGACAAGCGTCGTCCCGAACCGGGCAAGGCCGAGGTCATGAATATCATCGGTAACGTCGCTGGCCGTCACTGCATCCTCTTCGACGATATCGTGGATTCCGGCGGTACGCTTGTGCAGGCGGCGACGGCGCTGAAAAAAGAAGGCGCCACCAGCGTTTCGGCCTATGTGACCCACGCGGTCTTGAGCGGCGATGCCGTGGCCCGCATCGAGAATGCCGAGGATCTTGATCGTCTTGTCGTCACCGACACGATTGGCAATCTTGATCAACGCGTCGGCGCCAAGCGGATCGAGACTGTCAGCGTTGACCGCCTGATTGGCGAGGCTATTCGCCGGATCGCCAATGAAGAAAGCATCTCCTCGCTGTTCGACTGA
- the pgeF gene encoding peptidoglycan editing factor PgeF, which produces MTLSPLRAGQLADQPHGFFGRSGGVSERPFAGLNTGPGSGDDPAAVEENRRLVAADLGTDRISTGHQIHSAIARYVDAPVGDHRPQGDGLVTDRPGLAIGVLTADCVPVLFSGHDVIGAAHAGWRGSLYGILEATVDLMAEVGAPPQTIRCAIGPSLRAPAFEVGDDLKHEVETIFADAGHYFEPREEAGKWTFDHIGFVRCRLESVGILPRHIEDVGGCTLSEPDRFFSYRHARQNGQSGYGRNLSAIMLKAS; this is translated from the coding sequence ATGACCCTCTCTCCCCTTCGCGCTGGCCAACTGGCCGATCAGCCCCACGGCTTTTTTGGCAGATCGGGCGGCGTCAGTGAGCGGCCATTCGCCGGCCTCAACACCGGTCCGGGCTCAGGGGATGATCCAGCTGCCGTTGAAGAGAACCGGCGTCTCGTCGCCGCCGATCTTGGCACTGATCGGATCAGCACCGGTCATCAGATTCACTCCGCCATCGCTCGGTATGTTGACGCGCCGGTCGGCGATCACAGACCGCAAGGCGATGGACTGGTCACCGATCGCCCTGGTCTGGCCATTGGCGTGTTGACTGCAGATTGTGTGCCGGTCCTTTTTTCGGGTCACGATGTCATTGGTGCCGCCCATGCGGGTTGGCGCGGCAGTCTGTACGGCATTCTGGAAGCGACCGTTGATCTGATGGCGGAGGTGGGCGCACCGCCCCAGACCATCCGCTGTGCGATCGGCCCATCGCTGAGAGCCCCGGCTTTCGAAGTGGGCGACGATCTCAAGCATGAGGTCGAAACCATCTTCGCGGACGCTGGACACTATTTTGAACCGCGTGAGGAAGCCGGCAAATGGACATTCGACCACATTGGCTTTGTCCGTTGCCGCCTTGAATCAGTGGGGATCCTGCCGCGTCATATTGAAGACGTGGGGGGCTGCACCCTCAGCGAACCCGACCGCTTTTTCAGCTATCGACATGCCCGCCAAAATGGACAGTCCGGTTACGGGCGCAATCTTTCGGCGATCATGCTCAAAGCGTCTTGA
- a CDS encoding class I SAM-dependent methyltransferase, with product MSENRSPSPPPPSPLEARLLDLIAENGPISVADFMADALIHPQHGYYVTQDPFGADGDFTTAPEISQIFGELVGAWLVQAWQDMGAPSYFQLVELGPGRGTLMADILRVGKLRPAFLSAARIFMVEAGGRQRMRQQRKLQGLHNAIQWVDALEDVPLAPTLIVANEFFDCLPVRQFVRIAEKSEKPWRERMVGRTSDGDDARLAYCLSAKPLAPLSTMPSGAKPEDIFEDCPMAREMIEDIAGRFQEHKGRALIIDYGHGRSAYGDTLQAVRRHDHWHPLSQPGLADITAHVDFGALARTARHADVRVDGPVQQGDFLERLGLIARLEQLLAAVQDEQSRTQLVAGTGRLMERDATGMGALFKVLALSSPDLTEPPGFS from the coding sequence ATGAGCGAAAACAGGTCCCCGTCGCCCCCGCCCCCCAGTCCGCTGGAAGCGCGCCTCCTCGACCTGATTGCCGAGAATGGACCGATCAGCGTTGCGGACTTCATGGCCGATGCCCTGATCCATCCGCAGCACGGCTATTACGTCACCCAGGACCCGTTCGGTGCCGATGGGGACTTCACGACTGCCCCAGAGATCAGCCAGATTTTCGGCGAACTCGTCGGTGCGTGGCTTGTGCAGGCATGGCAGGACATGGGCGCGCCGTCCTATTTCCAGCTGGTAGAACTGGGCCCCGGTCGCGGCACGCTGATGGCGGACATTCTCAGGGTCGGCAAGCTCCGGCCCGCCTTCCTGTCCGCGGCCCGCATCTTCATGGTGGAGGCCGGTGGCCGGCAACGGATGCGCCAGCAGCGCAAGCTCCAGGGGCTGCATAACGCCATCCAGTGGGTTGATGCGCTGGAGGATGTGCCGCTGGCCCCGACACTCATTGTCGCGAACGAATTCTTTGACTGCCTGCCTGTCCGCCAGTTTGTCCGCATTGCAGAGAAAAGCGAGAAACCATGGCGCGAGCGCATGGTCGGCCGGACCAGCGACGGTGACGATGCTCGGCTCGCTTATTGTCTGTCCGCCAAGCCTCTGGCACCCCTGAGCACGATGCCGTCCGGCGCCAAGCCCGAGGATATTTTTGAGGACTGCCCCATGGCGCGGGAGATGATCGAAGATATTGCGGGCCGGTTCCAGGAGCATAAAGGCCGCGCGCTCATCATCGACTATGGCCACGGCCGGTCGGCCTATGGCGACACCTTGCAGGCGGTCCGCCGACACGACCACTGGCACCCTCTGAGCCAGCCTGGTCTAGCAGACATCACGGCGCATGTGGATTTCGGCGCTCTGGCCCGGACGGCAAGGCACGCCGATGTCCGCGTAGACGGCCCCGTGCAGCAGGGCGATTTTCTGGAACGCCTTGGCCTGATCGCCCGGCTTGAGCAGCTCCTCGCTGCCGTCCAGGACGAGCAGTCGCGGACGCAACTTGTTGCCGGTACCGGGCGTTTGATGGAGAGAGATGCCACGGGCATGGGCGCCCTTTTCAAGGTCTTGGCCCTGTCTTCCCCCGACCTTACCGAACCCCCTGGATTTTCATGA
- the lgt gene encoding prolipoprotein diacylglyceryl transferase, with translation MPYPDIDPVLLSLGPLQIRWYALAYIAGILAGWWYLIRLLKQPELWTPKGAGPGALPLTKAQLDDVIFYVTLGIILGGRLGFVFFYRPELLAVPFGEWDKLLGFLPVPPALAIWQGGMSFHGGLIGVAVSTFYFARKYKLNPVGIGDLFACAAPIGLFFGRIANFINAELYGRPSDVPWAVRFPEYYDRLSGEWIYAADAVPRHPSQLYEAGLEGLILFGVLWYAVHRLRVLQYKGAAIGIFLAGYGLSRFIVEFFREPDDYKYAGPLGFLTRGMMLSVPMIVLGLWFAWHVSRKKQQAA, from the coding sequence ATGCCCTATCCCGATATCGATCCGGTCCTTCTCAGCCTTGGACCGCTCCAGATACGTTGGTACGCCCTCGCCTATATCGCCGGTATTCTTGCGGGCTGGTGGTATCTCATCCGGCTTCTGAAACAGCCTGAGCTCTGGACACCGAAAGGCGCGGGTCCGGGCGCTCTGCCGCTAACCAAGGCGCAGCTGGACGATGTCATTTTCTACGTCACACTCGGGATCATTCTGGGCGGACGCTTAGGCTTCGTGTTCTTCTATCGGCCCGAACTACTTGCCGTGCCCTTTGGCGAGTGGGACAAATTGCTGGGATTCCTGCCCGTACCGCCTGCCCTTGCCATTTGGCAGGGCGGCATGTCCTTCCATGGCGGCCTGATCGGTGTGGCCGTCTCCACGTTCTACTTTGCGCGCAAATACAAGCTGAACCCCGTCGGTATTGGCGATCTTTTCGCCTGCGCTGCGCCGATCGGTCTGTTCTTTGGCCGCATCGCCAATTTCATCAATGCAGAGCTCTACGGTCGCCCCAGCGATGTGCCTTGGGCCGTGCGTTTCCCCGAGTATTACGACCGCCTCTCTGGAGAATGGATTTATGCAGCAGATGCCGTGCCCCGGCACCCAAGCCAGCTTTATGAAGCCGGCCTTGAGGGTCTGATCCTGTTCGGTGTCCTGTGGTACGCGGTCCATCGGCTGCGCGTCCTGCAGTACAAGGGCGCGGCCATCGGGATCTTTCTGGCTGGGTATGGCCTGTCGCGGTTTATCGTCGAGTTTTTCCGCGAACCCGATGATTATAAATATGCCGGACCACTGGGTTTCCTGACCCGCGGCATGATGCTGTCCGTGCCCATGATCGTCCTTGGCCTGTGGTTTGCATGGCATGTCAGCCGCAAGAAACAGCAGGCTGCATGA